Proteins found in one Stigmatopora nigra isolate UIUO_SnigA chromosome 15, RoL_Snig_1.1, whole genome shotgun sequence genomic segment:
- the LOC144208516 gene encoding metalloproteinase inhibitor 2-like, which translates to MNNLVLTLLLLHLVGLREVVRGCSCFPTHPQQSFCQADFAMKAVILKRTDVNTAIDFTDFGFNNIKYDIQVLKLFKGPKMNLDAVYTGSNSAACGIHLINGTEYFLSGYLDLKGFLHVSLCGFVQRWEDLSSTQKRGVEWNYKNGCNCKITRCASIPCGSTFAECLWSDYQTLAVFRHFACVEKSDGSCAWFRGIA; encoded by the exons ATGAACAATTTAGTGTTGACCCTGCTCTTGCTCCACTTGGTAGGACTCCGTGAGGTGGTCCGAGGATGCAGTTGCTTCCCCACGCACCCGCAGCAGAGCTTCTGCCAAGCGGACTTCG CTATGAAAGCCGTGATTTTAAAGAGGACTGACGTCAACACCGCCATCGACTTTACAGATTTTGGCTTTAATAATATCAAGTATGACATCCAAGTGCTCAAG CTGTTCAAGGGCCCCAAGATGAATTTAGACGCAGTCTACACGGGTTCCAACTCTGCGGCATGTGGAATCCATTTGATCAATGGCACGGAGTATTTCCTCTCAG gttacctggatttgaaaggCTTTCTCCACGTcagcctgtgtgggtttgtcCAGCGGTGGGAAGATTTGAGCAGCACACAGAAGAGGGGTGTGGAATGGAACTACAAAAATGGCTGCAATTGCAAG ATTACCCGCTGCGCGTCGATCCCGTGCGGCAGCACCTTCGCCGAGTGCCTGTGGTCCGACTACCAGACGCTGGCCGTGTTCCGACATTTTGCTTGCGTGGAGAAAAGCGACGGTTCTTGTGCCTGGTTCCGTGGGATCGCCTAG